A genomic region of Halomonas aestuarii contains the following coding sequences:
- a CDS encoding HU family DNA-binding protein yields the protein MRKPELAAAIADRADLSKDKASQVLNVILDEITGSVSQGQDVSLIGFGTFTVRERAARTGKNPQTGKPLTIPASKTVAFKPGKGLKDAVGK from the coding sequence ATGCGCAAGCCAGAACTCGCCGCGGCGATTGCCGATCGTGCGGATCTTTCCAAGGACAAGGCGAGCCAGGTGCTCAACGTCATTCTCGATGAGATCACCGGAAGTGTGTCTCAGGGGCAGGACGTCTCGCTGATCGGCTTTGGCACCTTCACCGTGCGCGAGCGAGCCGCGCGCACCGGCAAGAACCCCCAGACCGGCAAGCCGCTGACCATCCCGGCCAGCAAGACCGTCGCCTTCAAGCCAGGCAAGGGCCTCAAGGACGCCGTCGGCAAGTAG
- a CDS encoding FAD-dependent oxidoreductase: MTAPLTIIGSGMAGLGLLRQLRQLDRTRPMTLITADSGDDYSKPLLSTGFAKRLPPMRLAARSALEVADDLDAVVRTHTRVEAIDAEARTLTIGAETLPWGELVLATGAAPARPFAVPEAVADRVFSVNDLDDYRAFHAALEALGRPARVAVIGIGLVGCEFANDLAAGGHAVEMVAPEPAPLPRLVPEPLGHALGEAFREAGMALHAGRTLATLEAEGSRVSVGLDDGSSLSADLVLVATGLAPRTALAESAGLAVSEAGIHTDRRLATSSPGIHALGDVACVDGVNAMYVQPLLASAKALARTLTGTPTAVTYGPWPVLVKTPLLPVVALPPARSPSRWRIEGEGRDLTALAEDEEGRLIGFALTGGCVRRKVELARVAPPLLG; encoded by the coding sequence ATGACCGCACCCCTGACCATCATCGGTTCCGGCATGGCGGGCCTCGGACTGCTGCGCCAGCTGCGCCAGCTTGACCGCACGCGACCGATGACCCTGATCACTGCCGACAGCGGCGATGACTACTCCAAGCCGCTGCTCTCCACCGGCTTCGCCAAGCGCCTCCCCCCAATGCGCCTGGCGGCCCGCTCGGCCCTCGAGGTGGCCGATGATCTCGACGCCGTGGTGCGCACCCATACCCGGGTGGAGGCCATCGACGCCGAGGCCCGGACCCTGACGATCGGGGCCGAGACCCTGCCCTGGGGGGAGCTGGTACTGGCCACCGGGGCGGCGCCGGCAAGGCCCTTCGCGGTGCCCGAGGCCGTGGCCGACCGGGTCTTCAGCGTCAACGACCTGGACGACTACCGGGCCTTCCATGCGGCCCTGGAGGCGCTGGGCCGGCCGGCGCGGGTGGCGGTCATCGGCATCGGCCTGGTGGGCTGCGAGTTCGCCAACGACCTCGCCGCGGGCGGCCATGCCGTCGAGATGGTGGCCCCGGAACCGGCCCCCCTGCCGCGGCTGGTGCCTGAGCCGCTGGGGCACGCCCTGGGCGAGGCCTTCCGCGAGGCCGGCATGGCACTGCACGCCGGGCGGACCCTGGCGACCCTGGAGGCCGAGGGCTCACGGGTGTCGGTGGGGCTCGATGACGGCTCGTCGCTCTCGGCCGACCTGGTGCTGGTGGCCACGGGGCTCGCGCCTCGCACGGCGCTGGCCGAGTCGGCCGGGCTCGCGGTCAGCGAGGCGGGCATTCACACCGACCGCCGGCTGGCCACCTCGTCGCCCGGCATTCATGCCCTGGGCGACGTGGCCTGCGTCGATGGGGTCAATGCCATGTATGTCCAGCCGCTGCTGGCCAGCGCCAAGGCCCTGGCTCGGACCCTGACCGGCACCCCCACCGCGGTGACCTACGGCCCCTGGCCGGTGCTGGTCAAGACGCCCCTCCTGCCGGTGGTGGCCCTGCCCCCTGCCCGCTCGCCATCCCGCTGGCGGATCGAGGGCGAAGGGCGTGACCTGACGGCGCTGGCCGAGGACGAGGAGGGGCGGCTGATCGGCTTTGCGTTGACGGGGGGCTGCGTCCGTCGGAAAGTCGAACTGGCGCGAGTCGCGCCCCCGTTGCTAGGCTAG
- a CDS encoding chorismate--pyruvate lyase family protein, which produces MTPEWWRWVASRDSLTARLVAAGGHRAFRVRLLDQRLGRPRRDEALALGLPLGRLAWLREVALCLDERPWVMARSVVPLDGLHGQRLDRLGERSLGSWLFRQPDLARGPLEVAADPAFFPAASGPWARRSVFRHRRFAVLVQECFLDTMTDDLGLPSR; this is translated from the coding sequence ATGACCCCCGAGTGGTGGCGCTGGGTCGCGTCACGCGACTCCCTCACGGCCCGCCTGGTCGCCGCCGGCGGCCACCGCGCCTTCCGGGTCCGCCTGCTGGACCAGCGCCTCGGCCGCCCGCGCCGCGACGAGGCCCTGGCCCTGGGGCTGCCCCTGGGCCGCCTGGCCTGGCTGCGCGAGGTGGCCCTGTGCCTGGACGAGCGCCCCTGGGTCATGGCGCGCTCGGTGGTGCCCCTGGACGGGCTGCACGGCCAGCGACTCGACCGGCTCGGCGAGCGCTCCCTGGGCAGCTGGCTGTTCCGCCAGCCCGACCTGGCCCGCGGGCCCCTCGAGGTCGCGGCCGACCCGGCCTTCTTCCCGGCGGCCAGCGGCCCCTGGGCACGCCGCTCGGTGTTCCGCCACCGGCGCTTCGCCGTGCTGGTCCAGGAGTGTTTCCTGGACACCATGACGGATGACCTCGGGCTGCCTTCACGCTAG
- the ubiA gene encoding 4-hydroxybenzoate octaprenyltransferase, translating into MDRSLMHPSGLARVPDFLHLTRLDRPIGTWLLMWPTLWALWVAAEGLPGRRVLLIFVAGVYLMRAAGCVVNDYADRHFDGHVKRTRNRPLATGRISEGEAQGLFLILVMAAFVLVCFTNLFTVMLSVVGVVLAAIYPFMKRYTHLPQAFLGAAFSWAIPMAFGAVLGTVPPVAWLLFTANVAWTVAYDTEYAMVDRDDDLKIGIKSTAVLFGHADRLMIGLLQGLTLGLLAWAGGLLALGGFFWLGLAAMAATFVHQQVLIRHRDRDRCFQAFLNNHWSGLLVFAGIALSLWPAVNGG; encoded by the coding sequence ATGGATCGATCCCTGATGCACCCCAGTGGCCTGGCCCGGGTGCCCGACTTCCTGCACCTGACCCGGCTGGACCGCCCCATCGGCACCTGGCTGCTGATGTGGCCGACCCTCTGGGCGCTGTGGGTCGCCGCCGAGGGCCTTCCCGGCCGCCGGGTGCTGCTGATCTTCGTCGCCGGGGTCTACCTGATGCGCGCCGCCGGCTGCGTGGTCAACGACTACGCCGACCGCCACTTCGACGGCCACGTCAAGCGCACCCGGAACCGTCCCCTGGCCACCGGCCGGATCAGCGAGGGGGAGGCCCAGGGGCTCTTCCTGATCCTGGTGATGGCCGCCTTCGTGCTGGTCTGCTTCACCAACCTCTTCACGGTGATGCTCTCGGTGGTGGGCGTGGTGCTGGCGGCCATCTACCCCTTCATGAAGCGCTATACCCACCTGCCCCAGGCCTTCCTCGGGGCGGCCTTCTCCTGGGCGATACCCATGGCCTTCGGGGCCGTGCTTGGCACGGTCCCGCCGGTGGCCTGGCTGCTGTTCACCGCCAACGTGGCCTGGACGGTGGCCTATGACACCGAATATGCCATGGTGGACCGCGACGACGACCTGAAGATCGGCATCAAGTCCACCGCGGTGCTGTTCGGCCACGCCGACCGGCTGATGATCGGCCTGCTGCAGGGCCTGACCCTGGGGCTGCTGGCCTGGGCCGGAGGGCTGCTCGCGCTGGGCGGCTTCTTCTGGCTGGGGCTGGCCGCCATGGCGGCGACCTTCGTGCACCAGCAGGTGCTGATCCGCCACCGCGACCGGGACCGCTGCTTCCAGGCCTTCCTCAACAACCACTGGTCGGGCCTGCTGGTCTTCGCCGGCATCGCGCTCTCGCTGTGGCCTGCCGTGAACGGGGGCTGA
- the phoB gene encoding phosphate regulon transcriptional regulator PhoB: protein MTAKTVLIVDDEAPIREMIAVALEMADYRVLEADNAQAAHAMVVDHQPDLVLLDWMMPGTSGIELARRLKRDEATAELPIIMLTAKGEEDNKIQGLEAGADDYITKPFSPRELVARLKAVLRRATPQGVEDTVEIDGLVLDPISHRVSIEGRSLEMGPTEYRLLQFFMTHQERAYTRGQLLDQVWGGNVYVEERTVDVHIRRLRKALGEPHHRLIQTVRGTGYRFSTKG, encoded by the coding sequence ATGACCGCCAAGACCGTACTGATCGTCGACGACGAGGCGCCGATCCGCGAGATGATCGCGGTGGCGCTGGAGATGGCCGACTATCGCGTCCTTGAGGCGGACAATGCCCAGGCGGCCCATGCCATGGTGGTCGACCACCAGCCCGACCTGGTGCTGCTCGACTGGATGATGCCAGGGACCAGCGGCATCGAGCTGGCCCGTCGCCTGAAGCGCGACGAGGCCACCGCCGAGCTGCCGATCATCATGCTCACCGCCAAGGGCGAGGAGGACAACAAGATCCAGGGGCTGGAGGCCGGGGCGGACGACTACATCACCAAGCCCTTCTCGCCGCGGGAGCTGGTGGCGCGCCTCAAGGCCGTGCTGCGCCGCGCCACCCCCCAGGGCGTCGAGGACACGGTGGAGATCGACGGTCTGGTGCTCGACCCGATCAGCCACCGGGTCAGCATCGAGGGTCGCTCGCTGGAGATGGGCCCCACCGAGTATCGGCTGCTGCAGTTCTTCATGACCCACCAGGAGCGCGCCTACACTCGCGGCCAGCTGCTCGACCAGGTGTGGGGCGGCAATGTCTATGTCGAGGAGCGCACCGTGGACGTGCATATCCGCCGCCTGCGCAAGGCACTGGGCGAACCTCACCACCGGCTGATCCAGACCGTGCGCGGCACCGGCTACCGGTTCTCCACCAAGGGCTGA
- the phoR gene encoding phosphate regulon sensor histidine kinase PhoR, producing the protein MNRLWRREFWRLTTLVVAGALVGWPFAAIPTGIAVGLSLCLAFHLYQLRALHQWLTHRPQEEPPATSGLWGELFDRLYRYQKSQRLTQQRLRSTLQRIQESSEAMRDSVVMLDRHGDLEWWNSAAEQMLGFQPHQDRGQHITNLLRAPRFVDYFHGRDYREPLTLPSPIDESRILQFQITLYGDDERLVMARDITRLHRLEQMRRDFVANVSHELRTPLTVLAGYLETYADMADQLPPRLGRGMSQMQAQTERMQNLVNDLLLLSRLEIDRPSRDDGPLDMAGLLEAVRRDAEALSGGRHVITVECEAPKALMGSEQEIRSALSNLAFNAVRYAGEGRHIVLRWRLRGDGACLEVQDDGEGIDPVHLPRLTERFYRVDKGRSTATGGTGLGLAIVKHVLLRHDARLEIDSRPRRGATFRCVFPAGRLRDTTETAQRA; encoded by the coding sequence GTGAACCGTCTCTGGCGACGCGAGTTCTGGCGCCTGACGACCCTGGTCGTCGCCGGGGCCCTGGTCGGCTGGCCGTTCGCGGCCATCCCGACCGGCATCGCCGTCGGCCTCTCGCTCTGCCTGGCCTTCCACCTCTACCAGCTGCGCGCGCTCCACCAGTGGCTGACCCATCGCCCCCAGGAGGAGCCCCCCGCCACCAGCGGCCTGTGGGGCGAGCTGTTCGACCGCCTCTACCGCTACCAGAAGAGCCAGCGCCTCACCCAGCAGCGCCTGCGCTCGACGCTGCAGCGCATCCAGGAATCCTCGGAGGCGATGCGCGACAGCGTGGTGATGCTCGACCGCCATGGCGACCTGGAGTGGTGGAACAGCGCCGCCGAGCAGATGCTCGGCTTCCAGCCGCACCAGGACCGCGGCCAGCACATCACCAACCTGCTGCGCGCCCCGCGCTTCGTCGACTACTTCCACGGCCGCGACTACCGTGAGCCGCTGACCCTGCCCTCGCCCATCGACGAGTCGCGGATCCTGCAGTTCCAGATCACCCTCTATGGCGACGACGAGCGCCTGGTGATGGCGCGCGACATCACCCGCCTGCACCGCCTGGAGCAGATGCGCCGGGACTTCGTGGCCAACGTCTCCCACGAGCTGAGAACGCCGCTGACCGTGCTGGCCGGCTACCTGGAGACCTATGCGGACATGGCCGACCAGCTGCCGCCCCGCCTGGGCCGCGGAATGTCACAGATGCAGGCCCAGACCGAGCGCATGCAGAACCTGGTCAACGACCTGCTGCTGCTGTCGCGCCTGGAGATCGACCGGCCCAGCCGGGACGATGGCCCGCTGGACATGGCGGGGCTGCTCGAGGCCGTGCGCCGTGACGCCGAGGCGCTCTCCGGCGGGCGGCACGTCATCACCGTGGAGTGCGAGGCGCCCAAGGCCCTGATGGGCAGCGAGCAGGAGATCCGCAGCGCGCTCTCCAACCTGGCCTTCAACGCCGTGCGCTATGCCGGCGAGGGGCGCCATATCGTGCTGCGCTGGCGCCTGCGGGGAGACGGTGCCTGCCTGGAGGTGCAGGACGACGGCGAGGGCATCGACCCGGTGCACCTGCCGCGCCTCACCGAGCGCTTCTATCGGGTCGACAAGGGCCGCAGCACCGCCACCGGCGGCACCGGCCTGGGGCTCGCCATCGTCAAGCACGTGCTGCTGCGCCACGATGCGAGGCTGGAGATCGACTCCCGCCCCAGGCGGGGCGCCACCTTCCGCTGCGTCTTCCCCGCCGGCCGCCTGCGAGACACGACCGAGACGGCTCAGCGCGCCTGA
- the cysZ gene encoding sulfate transporter CysZ — protein sequence MLDAFTALTRGTRLVYSPGLRRYVFLPILVNLLVYGAMLGYVVGNFGGWLDGWMAMVPEWLAWLSWLIWPLFVVSLVLIVFFTFTLVTHLIAAPFYGFLAARVEVEVTGRPPLDDRGLAKTAVDALGREMVKLAYILPRMALLFVLSWIPVVNLVAPVLWALFSAWIMAITYLDYPMDNNKVSFRDMRDRLRARRWPTLTYGGWVTLITWLPLANLFLLPGAVAAAVLMWERHYRGLPNGVSPQAR from the coding sequence ATGCTCGATGCCTTCACCGCGCTGACCCGCGGGACCCGCCTGGTCTACTCCCCCGGCCTGCGCCGCTACGTGTTCCTGCCGATACTCGTCAACCTGCTGGTCTACGGCGCCATGCTGGGCTACGTGGTGGGGAATTTCGGCGGCTGGCTCGACGGCTGGATGGCCATGGTGCCCGAGTGGCTCGCCTGGCTCTCCTGGCTCATCTGGCCGCTGTTCGTGGTGAGCCTGGTGCTGATCGTCTTCTTCACCTTCACGCTGGTGACCCACCTGATCGCCGCGCCCTTCTACGGCTTCCTGGCGGCTCGGGTCGAGGTGGAGGTGACCGGGCGGCCGCCGCTGGACGACCGCGGCCTGGCGAAGACCGCGGTGGACGCCCTGGGCCGCGAGATGGTCAAGCTGGCCTACATCCTGCCGCGCATGGCGCTGCTCTTCGTGCTGAGCTGGATCCCGGTGGTCAACCTGGTGGCGCCTGTGCTGTGGGCGCTCTTCTCGGCCTGGATCATGGCGATCACCTACCTCGACTACCCCATGGACAACAACAAGGTCAGCTTCCGCGACATGCGCGACCGATTGCGCGCGCGCCGCTGGCCGACCCTGACCTACGGGGGCTGGGTGACCCTGATCACCTGGCTGCCGCTGGCCAACCTTTTCCTGCTGCCCGGCGCCGTGGCCGCCGCGGTGCTGATGTGGGAGCGCCACTACCGGGGCCTGCCCAACGGGGTGTCGCCTCAGGCGCGCTGA
- the phoU gene encoding phosphate signaling complex protein PhoU yields MDITSDSHSQHISRQFNQELDELKTHLMAMGGLVEKQVQDAVGALLDRDSDLGQRVVDNDRAVNDMQIKIDEECTQVLARRQPTASDLRLVLAVIRAASDLERIGDEASKIARNAIDLIEADSGNRGFVEVRMISEHVRRMVRDALTSFARLDTELALKLVHEDDEVDNEYGSAMRSLMTFMMEDARAISPILSVMWILRALERIGDHANNLAEYVVYLVKGLDIRHTDPGDLDKDIFERRT; encoded by the coding sequence ATGGACATTACCAGCGATAGCCACAGCCAGCATATCTCGCGGCAGTTCAACCAGGAGCTCGACGAGCTCAAGACCCACCTGATGGCCATGGGCGGCCTGGTCGAGAAGCAGGTCCAGGATGCCGTGGGCGCCCTGCTCGACAGGGACTCGGACCTGGGCCAGCGCGTGGTCGACAACGACCGCGCCGTCAACGACATGCAGATCAAGATCGACGAGGAGTGCACCCAGGTGCTGGCACGGCGCCAGCCCACCGCCTCGGATCTGCGCCTGGTGCTGGCGGTGATCCGCGCCGCCTCCGACCTGGAGCGCATCGGCGACGAGGCCAGCAAGATCGCGCGCAACGCCATCGACCTGATCGAGGCCGACAGCGGCAATCGCGGCTTCGTCGAGGTGCGCATGATCAGCGAGCATGTGCGCCGCATGGTGCGCGACGCCCTGACCTCCTTCGCCCGCCTCGATACCGAGCTGGCGCTCAAGCTGGTACACGAGGACGACGAGGTCGACAACGAGTATGGCAGCGCCATGCGTTCGTTGATGACCTTCATGATGGAGGATGCCCGCGCGATCTCCCCGATCCTCAGCGTGATGTGGATCCTGCGTGCCCTGGAGCGCATCGGCGACCATGCCAACAACCTGGCCGAGTACGTCGTCTACCTGGTCAAGGGGCTCGACATCCGTCATACCGATCCCGGCGACCTCGACAAGGACATCTTCGAGCGCAGGACTTGA
- the pstB gene encoding phosphate ABC transporter ATP-binding protein PstB, with amino-acid sequence MSLVKDQRPSPDSAAFIDFPPEASSLAIRGLSLAYGDKPALNNLTLRVPRHRVTAFIGPSGCGKSTLLRVLNRLHDLNDEVVREGEVLLEGEDIHAPEVAVAELRRRVGMVFQAPNPFPMSIHDNVAFGLRLQGGLSKRKRDDIIEWALRSAALWDEVKDRLRASAWSLSGGQQQRLVIARTLAVGPEVLLLDEPASALDPISTLKIEELIRNLKSHLTLVLVTHNMQQAARVSDYTAFLQDGELVEYAPTDTLFTNPRLARTENYITGRMA; translated from the coding sequence ATGTCACTCGTGAAGGACCAGCGACCGTCGCCCGATTCGGCGGCGTTCATCGACTTCCCCCCCGAGGCCAGCAGCCTGGCGATCCGGGGACTGAGTCTCGCCTACGGCGACAAGCCGGCGCTCAACAATCTCACGCTGAGGGTGCCGCGGCATCGCGTCACCGCCTTCATCGGGCCTTCCGGCTGCGGCAAGTCGACCCTGCTGCGCGTGCTCAATCGCCTCCACGATCTCAACGACGAGGTGGTGCGTGAGGGGGAGGTGCTGCTCGAGGGCGAGGACATCCATGCGCCCGAGGTGGCCGTGGCGGAACTGCGTCGGCGGGTGGGGATGGTGTTCCAGGCCCCCAACCCCTTCCCCATGTCGATCCATGACAACGTGGCCTTCGGGCTGCGCCTGCAGGGCGGCCTGAGCAAGCGAAAGCGCGACGACATCATCGAGTGGGCACTGCGCTCGGCGGCGCTGTGGGACGAGGTCAAGGACCGGCTGCGGGCCTCGGCCTGGTCGCTTTCCGGCGGCCAGCAGCAGCGCCTGGTGATCGCCCGCACCCTGGCGGTGGGCCCCGAGGTGCTGCTGCTCGACGAGCCGGCCTCGGCGCTGGATCCGATCTCCACGCTGAAGATCGAGGAGCTGATCCGTAACCTGAAGTCGCACCTGACCCTGGTGCTGGTCACCCACAACATGCAGCAGGCGGCCCGGGTCTCCGACTACACCGCCTTCCTTCAGGACGGCGAACTGGTCGAATATGCGCCCACCGACACCCTGTTCACCAACCCGCGCCTGGCGCGCACCGAGAATTACATCACCGGGCGCATGGCCTGA
- the pstA gene encoding phosphate ABC transporter permease PstA, which yields MRVASSRRLRLPRGEGPGAWLAAGSVALSLVALLALLGLLAVRGLGHFWPSPVQLVVLEDGRQLAGERVREVPLARGEGVERLYRTGNRDLDGARWAWVRVSAIEAVSHPRDLVVLERRHWGEAVGHLAAVEVEPGRRVEGEAAWVALEARLAELAALRRARDALREEVILPLAGGRKAEGWAGPGLAAANARLRELQAAMEGGRLLLDAAGGQTLEVPLEQVLSARRPNAMSPLDKLAAWGEGVWRFLSEGPRAANTAGGVWPAIFGTVLMVMLMSVLVTPFGVLAAIYLNEVAHQGRLTRLVRIAVRNLAGVPSIVYGVFGLGVFVYGIGGRLDEWFFEATLPSPTFGTGGLLWASLTLALLTLPVVIVATEEGLARIPDQQREGALALGATRLEMLSRVVLPMAAPAMLTGVILAVARAAGEVAPLMLVGVAKLAPQVPVDAEFPFLHLERKFMHLGYHIFDAAFHGGDVQAAMPLVYATALLLVLVILVLNLTAIFLRHHLSTRHGALMRR from the coding sequence ATGAGGGTGGCGTCGTCACGCCGGCTCCGCCTGCCACGGGGCGAGGGGCCGGGGGCCTGGCTCGCCGCCGGCAGCGTGGCGCTCTCGCTGGTCGCCCTGCTGGCGCTGCTGGGGCTCCTGGCGGTGCGCGGGCTGGGGCACTTCTGGCCATCGCCCGTGCAACTCGTGGTGCTCGAGGATGGCCGGCAGCTGGCCGGAGAGCGGGTCCGCGAGGTGCCGCTCGCCCGGGGGGAGGGGGTCGAGCGGCTCTATCGCACCGGCAACCGCGACCTGGATGGCGCCCGCTGGGCCTGGGTGAGGGTCTCGGCCATCGAGGCGGTGAGCCATCCCCGCGACCTGGTGGTGCTGGAGCGACGCCACTGGGGGGAGGCAGTCGGCCACCTGGCGGCGGTGGAGGTCGAGCCGGGACGGCGGGTCGAGGGGGAGGCCGCCTGGGTGGCCCTCGAGGCGCGTCTCGCCGAGCTGGCCGCGCTGCGACGGGCCCGCGATGCCCTGCGGGAGGAGGTCATCCTGCCGCTGGCCGGGGGGCGCAAGGCCGAGGGCTGGGCGGGCCCCGGGCTCGCCGCGGCCAATGCCCGGCTCCGCGAGCTGCAGGCGGCCATGGAGGGTGGGCGCCTGTTGCTGGACGCGGCCGGCGGCCAGACGCTGGAGGTCCCGCTGGAGCAGGTGCTGAGCGCCCGGCGTCCCAATGCCATGTCGCCGCTCGACAAGCTCGCCGCCTGGGGGGAGGGCGTCTGGCGCTTCCTCTCCGAGGGCCCCCGGGCCGCCAATACCGCCGGTGGCGTCTGGCCGGCGATCTTCGGCACCGTGCTGATGGTCATGCTGATGTCGGTCCTGGTGACGCCCTTCGGCGTGCTGGCGGCGATCTACCTCAACGAGGTGGCCCACCAGGGGCGGCTGACGCGCCTGGTGCGCATCGCCGTGCGCAACCTCGCCGGGGTGCCCTCCATCGTCTATGGCGTCTTCGGCCTCGGGGTCTTCGTCTACGGGATCGGCGGCCGCCTGGACGAATGGTTCTTCGAGGCGACCCTGCCCTCGCCGACCTTCGGCACGGGCGGGCTGCTGTGGGCCTCCCTGACCCTGGCCCTGCTGACCCTGCCGGTGGTGATCGTGGCCACCGAGGAGGGACTGGCCCGGATACCCGACCAGCAGCGCGAGGGCGCCCTGGCGCTGGGGGCCACCCGGCTGGAAATGCTGTCCCGGGTGGTACTGCCCATGGCCGCCCCGGCCATGCTCACCGGGGTGATCCTGGCCGTGGCGCGGGCCGCCGGCGAGGTCGCGCCGCTGATGCTGGTGGGGGTCGCCAAGCTGGCGCCCCAGGTGCCGGTGGACGCTGAGTTCCCCTTCCTGCATCTTGAACGCAAGTTCATGCACCTCGGCTACCACATCTTCGATGCTGCCTTCCACGGCGGGGATGTCCAGGCCGCGATGCCGCTGGTCTATGCCACGGCGCTGCTGCTGGTGCTGGTGATCCTGGTGCTTAACCTGACTGCAATATTTCTGCGTCATCATCTGAGTACGCGTCACGGGGCGCTCATGCGTCGATGA
- a CDS encoding ABC transporter permease subunit, which yields MPDSSPPTAVRRRLRQGRDRLATALITAGGLGVIAALLAIGVFLAVEVVPLFWPAGGVDAVSPEALWLPGEASVDGQRFRWAPEATLTPDEVPRISLVPLAWGTLEAAAWSLVIAVPLALGAAAHSSLFMSRRLRTRLKPTLELMEALPGVVVGFVAGLVLAPWVERHLAEVFAFLVLLVPGLLLAGGLRARLPSGAQRTLPLSWAGLWLMPWLVLVLVAASWLAPWLEAAWFGGDLRRFLELRLGLDIAVRNAMIVGMAMGFAVMPSVYALAEDALSGVPASLAEGAQALGATRWQTLWRVVLPAASPGIFSAVMIGAGRAVGETMIVLMASGNTALMTLNPLDGLRSMAATIAIELPEAGPGSVHYQLLLLAALLLFVFTFLVNTLAELVRTRLRRRYRRLGGGA from the coding sequence ATGCCCGATTCCTCCCCGCCGACTGCCGTGCGACGCCGCCTGCGTCAGGGGCGCGACCGCCTGGCCACCGCCTTGATCACCGCAGGGGGGCTCGGCGTGATCGCCGCGCTGCTGGCCATCGGGGTCTTCCTGGCGGTGGAGGTGGTTCCGCTGTTCTGGCCCGCCGGGGGCGTGGACGCGGTCAGCCCCGAGGCCCTCTGGCTGCCCGGCGAGGCCTCGGTCGATGGCCAGCGCTTTCGCTGGGCGCCCGAGGCCACCCTGACCCCGGACGAAGTGCCGCGGATCAGCCTGGTCCCCCTGGCCTGGGGCACCCTGGAGGCGGCGGCCTGGTCCCTGGTGATCGCCGTGCCCCTGGCGCTGGGCGCGGCCGCCCACTCCTCGCTGTTCATGTCCCGGCGCCTGCGCACTCGCCTGAAGCCGACCCTGGAGCTGATGGAGGCGTTGCCCGGGGTGGTCGTCGGCTTCGTCGCGGGCCTGGTGCTGGCGCCCTGGGTCGAGCGTCATCTCGCCGAGGTCTTCGCCTTCCTGGTGCTGCTGGTGCCGGGCCTGCTGCTGGCCGGCGGCTTGCGCGCCAGGCTCCCATCGGGCGCGCAGCGGACCCTGCCCCTGAGCTGGGCCGGCCTGTGGCTGATGCCCTGGCTGGTGCTGGTGCTGGTCGCGGCGTCCTGGCTCGCCCCCTGGCTCGAGGCGGCGTGGTTCGGCGGCGACCTGCGTCGCTTCCTGGAGCTTCGCCTGGGACTCGATATCGCCGTGCGCAACGCCATGATCGTCGGCATGGCCATGGGCTTCGCCGTGATGCCCAGCGTCTACGCGCTGGCCGAGGATGCCCTCTCGGGGGTGCCGGCGAGCCTGGCCGAAGGCGCCCAGGCGCTGGGCGCGACCCGCTGGCAGACCCTGTGGCGGGTGGTCCTGCCCGCGGCGTCGCCGGGGATCTTCTCGGCGGTGATGATCGGTGCTGGGCGGGCCGTGGGCGAGACCATGATCGTGTTGATGGCCAGCGGCAACACCGCCCTGATGACCCTGAACCCCCTCGACGGCCTGCGCTCCATGGCGGCGACCATCGCCATCGAACTGCCGGAAGCCGGTCCCGGGAGCGTGCATTACCAGCTGCTGCTGCTGGCGGCCCTGCTGCTGTTCGTCTTCACCTTCCTCGTCAACACCCTGGCCGAGCTGGTGCGGACGCGCCTGCGCCGCCGCTACCGGCGCCTGGGGGGTGGGGCATGA